One stretch of Zingiber officinale cultivar Zhangliang chromosome 6B, Zo_v1.1, whole genome shotgun sequence DNA includes these proteins:
- the LOC121992718 gene encoding serine/threonine-protein kinase SAPK3-like isoform X1, whose translation MEERYEPMKELGVGNFGVARLVKDRRTGELVAVKYIERGKKIDEHVQREIINHRSLRHPNIVRFKEVVLTPTHLAIVMEYAAGGELFERICNAGRFSEDEARFFFQQLISGVSYCHSMEICHRDLKLENTLLDGSPTPRVKICDFGYSKVNLSVVYAFLSISVIMFMSMSVPVVSQSALLHSQPKSTVGTPAYIAPEVLSRKEYDGKIADVWSCGVTLYVMLVGSYPFEDPEDPRNFRKTISRIFSVQYSFPDYIRVSPGCRQVLSQIFVADPSKRITIPEIKKHPWFLKNLPREIINGEKTNYETGNDHSSQSVEEIMHIIEEAKKPSECLTAHDRALSELAEADELEAGIDTEVDSSGDFWSPI comes from the exons ATGGAGGAGAGGTACGAGCCGATGAAGGAGCTGGGAGTCGGGAATTTCGGGGTGGCGAGGTTGGTGAAGGATAGAAGGACGGGGGAACTCGTCGCCGTCAAGTATATTGAAAGAGGGAAGAAG ATTGATGAGCATGTGCAGCGAGAAATAATTAACCACAGGTCATTGAGGCATCCAAATATTGTGCGGTTTAAGGAG GTGGTACTAACACCAACACACCTAGCTATAGTTATGGAATATGCTGCTGGTGGTGAACTATTTGAAAGGATATGCAATGCTGGTCGGTTTAGTGAAGATGAG GCAAGGTTCTTTTTTCAGCAGCTGATATCAGGAGTCAGTTATTGTCATTCTATG GAAATATGTCACCGTGATCTTAAGCTTGAGAATACACTCTTGGATGGAAGTCCTACACCGCGTGTTAAAATATGCGACTTTGGTTACTCAAAGGTGAACTTATCTGTTGTTTATGCATTTCTGTCAATTTCAGTGATTATGTTCATGAGTATGTCTGTCCCTGTTGTCTCGCAGTCGGCTTTGTTGCATTCACAGCCCAAGTCAACAGTGGGTACTCCTGCTTACATTGCACCAGAGGTTCTATCAAGGAAAGAATATGACGGAAAG ATTGCAGATGTTTGGTCTTGCGGTGTCACGCTGTATGTAATGTTAGTTGGCTCCTACCCATTTGAGGATCCAGAAGATCCCAGAAATTTCAGGAAGACTATCagt AGAATATTCAGTGTTCAGTACTCCTTTCCGGACTATATACGTGTATCACCAGGTTGCAGACAAGTTCTTTCTCAAATTTTTGTCGCTGACCCATCAAAG AGGATCACAATTCCAGAGATAAAGAAGCATCCATGGTTTCTGAAGAACTTGCCTAGGGAAATTATAAATGGGGAGAAGACAAACTATGAAACAGGGAATGATCACTCTTCACAAAGTGTGGAAGAGATAATGCACATCATCGAAGAGGCTAAGAAACCATCCGAATGCCTTACAGCCCATGATCGCGCACTCTCAGAGCTAGCAGAAGCTGATGAACTCGAAGCTGGCATCGACACTGAAGTTGATAGCAGTGGTGACTTTTGGTCACCAATTTGA
- the LOC121992718 gene encoding serine/threonine-protein kinase SAPK3-like isoform X2: MEERYEPMKELGVGNFGVARLVKDRRTGELVAVKYIERGKKIDEHVQREIINHRSLRHPNIVRFKEVVLTPTHLAIVMEYAAGGELFERICNAGRFSEDEARFFFQQLISGVSYCHSMEICHRDLKLENTLLDGSPTPRVKICDFGYSKSALLHSQPKSTVGTPAYIAPEVLSRKEYDGKIADVWSCGVTLYVMLVGSYPFEDPEDPRNFRKTISRIFSVQYSFPDYIRVSPGCRQVLSQIFVADPSKRITIPEIKKHPWFLKNLPREIINGEKTNYETGNDHSSQSVEEIMHIIEEAKKPSECLTAHDRALSELAEADELEAGIDTEVDSSGDFWSPI, translated from the exons ATGGAGGAGAGGTACGAGCCGATGAAGGAGCTGGGAGTCGGGAATTTCGGGGTGGCGAGGTTGGTGAAGGATAGAAGGACGGGGGAACTCGTCGCCGTCAAGTATATTGAAAGAGGGAAGAAG ATTGATGAGCATGTGCAGCGAGAAATAATTAACCACAGGTCATTGAGGCATCCAAATATTGTGCGGTTTAAGGAG GTGGTACTAACACCAACACACCTAGCTATAGTTATGGAATATGCTGCTGGTGGTGAACTATTTGAAAGGATATGCAATGCTGGTCGGTTTAGTGAAGATGAG GCAAGGTTCTTTTTTCAGCAGCTGATATCAGGAGTCAGTTATTGTCATTCTATG GAAATATGTCACCGTGATCTTAAGCTTGAGAATACACTCTTGGATGGAAGTCCTACACCGCGTGTTAAAATATGCGACTTTGGTTACTCAAAG TCGGCTTTGTTGCATTCACAGCCCAAGTCAACAGTGGGTACTCCTGCTTACATTGCACCAGAGGTTCTATCAAGGAAAGAATATGACGGAAAG ATTGCAGATGTTTGGTCTTGCGGTGTCACGCTGTATGTAATGTTAGTTGGCTCCTACCCATTTGAGGATCCAGAAGATCCCAGAAATTTCAGGAAGACTATCagt AGAATATTCAGTGTTCAGTACTCCTTTCCGGACTATATACGTGTATCACCAGGTTGCAGACAAGTTCTTTCTCAAATTTTTGTCGCTGACCCATCAAAG AGGATCACAATTCCAGAGATAAAGAAGCATCCATGGTTTCTGAAGAACTTGCCTAGGGAAATTATAAATGGGGAGAAGACAAACTATGAAACAGGGAATGATCACTCTTCACAAAGTGTGGAAGAGATAATGCACATCATCGAAGAGGCTAAGAAACCATCCGAATGCCTTACAGCCCATGATCGCGCACTCTCAGAGCTAGCAGAAGCTGATGAACTCGAAGCTGGCATCGACACTGAAGTTGATAGCAGTGGTGACTTTTGGTCACCAATTTGA
- the LOC121992719 gene encoding (S)-ureidoglycine aminohydrolase-like, producing MSFLAAHSLFFLLLSTVRWAAGQEGFCSIPPSIVAHSATKPLYWKATNPTLSPDHLQDLPGFTRSVYKRDHAVITPESHVFSPLPNWVNTLGAYLVTPAMGSHFSMFLARMQENSRSGLPPKDVERFVFVIDGSVTFSNGSLIDHKLPADSYVYLPPNVEHTLKSDMAATVVIFERRHASLENYHPEQIIGSTAKQPLLETPGEVFELRKLLPTSAHYDFNIHIMDFQPGEYLNVKEVHYNQHGLLLLEGQGIYRLGDNWYPVQAGDVIWMAPFVPQWYAALGKSRSRYLIYKDVNRDPL from the exons ATGTCGTTCCTCGCCGCtcactctctcttcttccttttgcttTCCACTG TGCGATGGGCGGCTGGGCAGGAAGGCTTCTGTTCGATTCCTCCTTCCATCGTCGCTCACTCAGCCACGAAGCCACTTTACTGGAAAGCCACAAACCCTACCCTTTCGCCCGATCATCTCCAAG ACTTGCCTGGTTTTACGAGGAGTGTGTACAAAAGAGACCATGCTGTCATAACACCAGAAAGCCATGTGTTCAGTCCACTACCAAATTG gGTGAATACATTGGGAGCATACTTGGTTACCCCAGCAATGGGGTCACACTTTTCAATGTTCTTGGCAAGGATGCAAG AGAATTCAAGATCAGGGCTACCCCCAAAAGATGTTGAAAG GTTTGTCTTTGTCATCGATGGTAGTGTGACATTTTCAAATGGTTCCCTAATTGATCACAAATTGCCT GCTGATTCATATGTCTATCTACCTCCAAACGTGGAACACACATTGAAGTCTGACATGGCAGCTACAGTTGTAATCTTTGAGCGTAG ACATGCTAGCCTAGAAAATTATCATCCAGAGCAAATCATTGGTTCAACAGCGAAGCAGCCACTTCTAGAAACTCCAGGGGAG GTATTTGAACTAAGGAAGCTGCTGCCAACTTCTGCCCACTATGACTTCAATATCCAT ATTATGGATTTCCAACCTGGAGAATATCTTAATGTGAAG GAGGTTCACTACAATCAACACGGTCTACTGCTATTGGAGGGACAAGGAATATATCGCCTGGGCGACAACTG GTATCCTGTTCAAGCGGGCGATGTGATTTGGATGGCACCATTTGTTCCTCAGTG GTACGCAGCTCTTGGAAAATCCAGATCGAGATACTTGATCTACAAAGACGTCAACAGGGATCCACTATGA
- the LOC121990293 gene encoding uncharacterized protein LOC121990293 isoform X1: protein MAQSPDLSRQHSQGLKDRFLPFSLPSQPPDITNWFSSYVYESPESLGLPDPIGSFMLHQEDESETQEPPECEKNTFMDLPPYDTKNPLVQVASDDFYSKYRVNHVDKDGFVPVKKVNISRNYDQISSRKLTAYNEEGQDGLSQMQTAEDYSSRRKNNGSTKKEQFARTPYAQPKKKVSLRKLLGEDFVASHSNLILSDSKGCEGVDGSSMKKIDMLPVSNIDKEKIADQQVVQLWGDVNAQDLKEPNSRKEDPVHESESVLPMNYGSTAFRTATNQEVHEPSSPTLQGKNGALMEEDGCWIQESETMHCNSNNNVESCRGDDLMLESESSLQVNYGFAASMTATDNQEIHELTLLALQGKNEALVGENKSCVRESDTMYCNADKGENGSRQMEPTCFDINVQVPKETNGFISIKCRGKREGSVHGLKSSSPSEAATTWKGNNETLAQEDQTHGGSRNALADISNEEEIPDEWQCPRKAKADIGPPMKQLRLDRWFRLLNSRSRII from the exons ATGGCGCAATCGCCTGATCTCTCTCGGCAGCATTCCCAG GGCTTGAAAGATCGCTTTTTGCCATTCTCCTTGCCCTCCC AACCTCCGGATATCACCAATTGGTTCTCGAGCTATGTGTACGAGTCACCGGAGTCTTTGGGTCTTCCTGATCCGATTGGTAGTTTCATGCTGCACCAAGAAGATGAGAGCGAAACCCAAGAACCGCCAGAATGTGAG AAGAACACTTTCATGGATCTTCCACCATACGACACCAAGAATCCACTTGTCCAAGTTGCAAGTGATGATTTTTACAGCAAATATCGAGTGAATCATGTTGATAAGGACGGTTTCGTGCCTGTAAAGAAGGTGAATATATCTAGAAACTATGATCAAATTTCTTCAAGGAAATTAACTGCATACAATGAAGAGGGGCAGGATGGTCTCTCGCAAATGCAAACAGCTGAAGACTATTCAAGCAGGAGGAAGAACAATGGAAGCACTAAAAAAGAGCAATTTGCAAGAACTCCCTATGCACAACCAAAGAAAAAAGTGAGCTTGCGGAAGCTTCTTGGTGAGGATTTCGTTGCTAGCCATTCAAACTTGATATTATCAGATTCAAAAGGATGCGAGGGTGTCGATGGAAGTTCCATGAAGAAGATTGATATGTTGCCGGTCAGTAACATCGATAAGGAAAAAATTGCTGACCAGCAGGTGGTTCAGTTATGGGGTGATGTCAATGCTCAAGATCTGAAAGAACCAAACAGTAGAAAAGAAGATCCTGTACATGAATCGGAATCAGTCTTGCCAATGAATTATGGTTCCACTGCTTTTAGGACTGCAACTAATCAAGAGGTGCATGAGCCGTCATCACCCACATTGCAGGGCAAGAATGGAGCTTTGATGGAGGAAGACGGATGCTGGATTCAAGAAAGTGAGACTATGCATTGCAATTCTAACAACAATGTTGAAAGCTGTAGAGGAGACGATCTTATGCTTGAATCAGAGTCAAGTTTGCAGGTGAATTATGGATTTGCAGCTTCTATGACTGCAACAGATAATCAAGAGATACATGAACTGACATTGCTCGCATTGCAGGGCAAGAATGAAGCTTTGGTGGGGGAGAACAAAAGTTGTGTTCGAGAAAGTGATACCATGTATTGCAATGCTGATAAGGGTGAAAATGGTAGCCGACAGATGGAACCAACATGTTTCGATATAAATGTTCAAGTGCCAAAAGAAACAAATGGCTTCATCTCGATAAAGTGCAGAGGCAAAAGAGAAGGTTCTGTTCACGGACTGAAATCAAGTTCCCCATCTGAGGCTGCTACAACTTGGAAAGGGAACAATGAAACATTGGCACAGGAGGACCAAACTCATGGTGGAAGCAGAAATGCTTTGGCAGATATATCTAATGAAGAAGAAATCCCTGATGAATGGCAATGTCCCCGGAAGGCAAAAGCTGATATAGGTCCTCCGATGAAGCAACTCCGGCTAGATCGCTGGTTTCGACTGCTTAACAGCCGTTCCAGGATCATATAG
- the LOC121990293 gene encoding uncharacterized protein LOC121990293 isoform X2 translates to MAQSPDLSRQHSQGLKDRFLPFSLPSQPPDITNWFSSYVYESPESLGLPDPIGSFMLHQEDESETQEPPECEKNTFMDLPPYDTKNPLVQVASDDFYSKYRVNHVDKDGFVPVKKVNISRNYDQISSRKLTAYNEEGQDGLSQMQTAEDYSSRRKNNGSTKKEQFARTPYAQPKKKVSLRKLLGEDFVASHSNLILSDSKGCEGVDGSSMKKIDMLPVSNIDKEKIADQQVVQLWGDVNAQDLKEPNSRKEDPVHESESVLPMNYGSTAFRTATNQEVHEPSSPTLQGKNGALMEEDGCWIQESETMHCNSNNNVESCRGDDLMLESESSLQGKNEALVGENKSCVRESDTMYCNADKGENGSRQMEPTCFDINVQVPKETNGFISIKCRGKREGSVHGLKSSSPSEAATTWKGNNETLAQEDQTHGGSRNALADISNEEEIPDEWQCPRKAKADIGPPMKQLRLDRWFRLLNSRSRII, encoded by the exons ATGGCGCAATCGCCTGATCTCTCTCGGCAGCATTCCCAG GGCTTGAAAGATCGCTTTTTGCCATTCTCCTTGCCCTCCC AACCTCCGGATATCACCAATTGGTTCTCGAGCTATGTGTACGAGTCACCGGAGTCTTTGGGTCTTCCTGATCCGATTGGTAGTTTCATGCTGCACCAAGAAGATGAGAGCGAAACCCAAGAACCGCCAGAATGTGAG AAGAACACTTTCATGGATCTTCCACCATACGACACCAAGAATCCACTTGTCCAAGTTGCAAGTGATGATTTTTACAGCAAATATCGAGTGAATCATGTTGATAAGGACGGTTTCGTGCCTGTAAAGAAGGTGAATATATCTAGAAACTATGATCAAATTTCTTCAAGGAAATTAACTGCATACAATGAAGAGGGGCAGGATGGTCTCTCGCAAATGCAAACAGCTGAAGACTATTCAAGCAGGAGGAAGAACAATGGAAGCACTAAAAAAGAGCAATTTGCAAGAACTCCCTATGCACAACCAAAGAAAAAAGTGAGCTTGCGGAAGCTTCTTGGTGAGGATTTCGTTGCTAGCCATTCAAACTTGATATTATCAGATTCAAAAGGATGCGAGGGTGTCGATGGAAGTTCCATGAAGAAGATTGATATGTTGCCGGTCAGTAACATCGATAAGGAAAAAATTGCTGACCAGCAGGTGGTTCAGTTATGGGGTGATGTCAATGCTCAAGATCTGAAAGAACCAAACAGTAGAAAAGAAGATCCTGTACATGAATCGGAATCAGTCTTGCCAATGAATTATGGTTCCACTGCTTTTAGGACTGCAACTAATCAAGAGGTGCATGAGCCGTCATCACCCACATTGCAGGGCAAGAATGGAGCTTTGATGGAGGAAGACGGATGCTGGATTCAAGAAAGTGAGACTATGCATTGCAATTCTAACAACAATGTTGAAAGCTGTAGAGGAGACGATCTTATGCTTGAATCAGAGTCAAGTTTGCAG GGCAAGAATGAAGCTTTGGTGGGGGAGAACAAAAGTTGTGTTCGAGAAAGTGATACCATGTATTGCAATGCTGATAAGGGTGAAAATGGTAGCCGACAGATGGAACCAACATGTTTCGATATAAATGTTCAAGTGCCAAAAGAAACAAATGGCTTCATCTCGATAAAGTGCAGAGGCAAAAGAGAAGGTTCTGTTCACGGACTGAAATCAAGTTCCCCATCTGAGGCTGCTACAACTTGGAAAGGGAACAATGAAACATTGGCACAGGAGGACCAAACTCATGGTGGAAGCAGAAATGCTTTGGCAGATATATCTAATGAAGAAGAAATCCCTGATGAATGGCAATGTCCCCGGAAGGCAAAAGCTGATATAGGTCCTCCGATGAAGCAACTCCGGCTAGATCGCTGGTTTCGACTGCTTAACAGCCGTTCCAGGATCATATAG
- the LOC121990293 gene encoding uncharacterized protein LOC121990293 isoform X3, with amino-acid sequence MCTSHRSLWVFLIRLVVSCCTKKMRAKPKNRQNKNTFMDLPPYDTKNPLVQVASDDFYSKYRVNHVDKDGFVPVKKVNISRNYDQISSRKLTAYNEEGQDGLSQMQTAEDYSSRRKNNGSTKKEQFARTPYAQPKKKVSLRKLLGEDFVASHSNLILSDSKGCEGVDGSSMKKIDMLPVSNIDKEKIADQQVVQLWGDVNAQDLKEPNSRKEDPVHESESVLPMNYGSTAFRTATNQEVHEPSSPTLQGKNGALMEEDGCWIQESETMHCNSNNNVESCRGDDLMLESESSLQVNYGFAASMTATDNQEIHELTLLALQGKNEALVGENKSCVRESDTMYCNADKGENGSRQMEPTCFDINVQVPKETNGFISIKCRGKREGSVHGLKSSSPSEAATTWKGNNETLAQEDQTHGGSRNALADISNEEEIPDEWQCPRKAKADIGPPMKQLRLDRWFRLLNSRSRII; translated from the exons ATGTGTACGAGTCACCGGAGTCTTTGGGTCTTCCTGATCCGATTGGTAGTTTCATGCTGCACCAAGAAGATGAGAGCGAAACCCAAGAACCGCCAGAAT AAGAACACTTTCATGGATCTTCCACCATACGACACCAAGAATCCACTTGTCCAAGTTGCAAGTGATGATTTTTACAGCAAATATCGAGTGAATCATGTTGATAAGGACGGTTTCGTGCCTGTAAAGAAGGTGAATATATCTAGAAACTATGATCAAATTTCTTCAAGGAAATTAACTGCATACAATGAAGAGGGGCAGGATGGTCTCTCGCAAATGCAAACAGCTGAAGACTATTCAAGCAGGAGGAAGAACAATGGAAGCACTAAAAAAGAGCAATTTGCAAGAACTCCCTATGCACAACCAAAGAAAAAAGTGAGCTTGCGGAAGCTTCTTGGTGAGGATTTCGTTGCTAGCCATTCAAACTTGATATTATCAGATTCAAAAGGATGCGAGGGTGTCGATGGAAGTTCCATGAAGAAGATTGATATGTTGCCGGTCAGTAACATCGATAAGGAAAAAATTGCTGACCAGCAGGTGGTTCAGTTATGGGGTGATGTCAATGCTCAAGATCTGAAAGAACCAAACAGTAGAAAAGAAGATCCTGTACATGAATCGGAATCAGTCTTGCCAATGAATTATGGTTCCACTGCTTTTAGGACTGCAACTAATCAAGAGGTGCATGAGCCGTCATCACCCACATTGCAGGGCAAGAATGGAGCTTTGATGGAGGAAGACGGATGCTGGATTCAAGAAAGTGAGACTATGCATTGCAATTCTAACAACAATGTTGAAAGCTGTAGAGGAGACGATCTTATGCTTGAATCAGAGTCAAGTTTGCAGGTGAATTATGGATTTGCAGCTTCTATGACTGCAACAGATAATCAAGAGATACATGAACTGACATTGCTCGCATTGCAGGGCAAGAATGAAGCTTTGGTGGGGGAGAACAAAAGTTGTGTTCGAGAAAGTGATACCATGTATTGCAATGCTGATAAGGGTGAAAATGGTAGCCGACAGATGGAACCAACATGTTTCGATATAAATGTTCAAGTGCCAAAAGAAACAAATGGCTTCATCTCGATAAAGTGCAGAGGCAAAAGAGAAGGTTCTGTTCACGGACTGAAATCAAGTTCCCCATCTGAGGCTGCTACAACTTGGAAAGGGAACAATGAAACATTGGCACAGGAGGACCAAACTCATGGTGGAAGCAGAAATGCTTTGGCAGATATATCTAATGAAGAAGAAATCCCTGATGAATGGCAATGTCCCCGGAAGGCAAAAGCTGATATAGGTCCTCCGATGAAGCAACTCCGGCTAGATCGCTGGTTTCGACTGCTTAACAGCCGTTCCAGGATCATATAG